AAGAGCGAGGTGACACCGTTGGATCCCGGTGGTGCATGTACGGCCGCGCTGGCGTACATACAAGCGTGTCAACTCGAAGACAAGTTGCTACGCATTCCTGACAAATGTATCAGGTAattaaagaagaaaaggaaactgtTGGTCATCTGCCTCGTGCAAGATCACGAAACTATGCTTATTTTATTCcgttttttctgttccagttGCCAGCTGCTGAATGGCACGTTCGTTCCGGAGGGCATGTTTGTGAATCTGACCGACAACGCTgttccagcggcagcagataTTGTGTTTATCGTGGAGGCCAAACCCTGTAATGAGCGTTTCGTACATATGAAGAGCATCAAATTACTGGTGGAGGCAATTACCCAAGAGCTGAAGGAGCTTAGTATCTCCGATACTCGCTTCGGGGTAGTTGCGTTCGGTGGTCCTGCACCATTCGATCGCCCGTATAGTGTGGCGGTGGAGAACGCTGATTTCGAGCGAAATGATCGCTTCGAACCCTTCCTCGAGCACATTACGACCGGTAATGGGACGAACGACGACATTTTCAATGCAATCATGATTGCGTCAAAGCTCGTGTATCGGCCTGGTGCATCGAAGACCTTTATTCTGTTACCGTGCTCACGCTGCCACATGTCCCGAATGCGTCTGGATTATTCATCCGTGCTCCAGCAACTACTGGAGAATGACATAAAATTGCATATCCTGGCTCATCACGAGCCATCGTTCAACAAGACGCGTGTAACGCGTCTGTTCTACGGTATGGATAGCCGATTCGCTTACACGAAGAAGGACGTGAAGGAACTGGTGGGTGACATGGAACTACGACAACAAATCCGCTTACCCAAGGCATCGCTAGGTGAGTGCGTAGCGTTGGCGATGGAAACGAATGGTTCCGTGTTTGGGGGCCACAACCTGCGACAGGATCGGTCGGCCAACGCGAACAACGCGAAGAAGTTCATGAAGGTATTTGCGAAGCGCATCGCGTCTACCGCCATCCCGAGCCGCTGCCAGAGGTGTGAGTGTACCGGCCACAATACGGGTGTTGCGTACATGCAGTGCACGCTGTGCAGCTATCCGATGCCGTATATTGATATGGACGATATGTTGGATGACGAGTTACTGGCTCTGTTGCAGCCTGATGTTGATTGGGCGGACGAATATGGAGAAGAGGTCTAGAGTAATAGAGAAAGGAACTgtaaaggaggaggaggaggagaaaagatTTAATTTTGCATTGCTTCCCTCAATACTAGTACACTTATCACCTGTTGTTATAGTGATTATAaggagtaataaaaaaaaccttttacatttttatgataCATCTTTAGCAGGCCGATGAAGCCAGCAATCTAGTAAACATAGTAAAATGTTGTAGCACGAATCACTTCCGACCCGGCACACGCCGAAGCAAGACGTAGTGCGTTGAACAAATTTGGTGGACTAGCTTAAAACGGTAAAATAATTGTGACACTATAGAATGTTCAGTGTTAATAAGTGCGTGATATGGTAGGCAGTTGGACCGTTACAATCAATAGAAAAGGTGAGTCATAATTTTACCATGTATATAGCGGAGTACTTTACATGGCAATGGTGGAAATGATTGCTGCTAGGGTGGGGGTGAGAGTGCACTTGAACGACGTTTAGGAAAGAATATCAGTTTTATTACTATCAGTTGGTTACATTTAATTGGTTTCTTGATTTCTTGTCTGTAATCCTTCTTAAACTCCATTCAATGCTTTCCTTATCGGTCATTACTTATACGCTAACAGATTAAAGTTTCTTAAATTTTTGTTCAGCTGGCGTCTCTCTTCAGCCTGACGGCTGGCTAATGTAGCGTTCAGCACCGTTTCCCGATCTTGGATTTCGTGGCGCAGGATTGAGTGCCAAACGATTTCGAATCTCCTGCAATGTGCTTTTGCAATTGCTATTGGTTACCACAAAACGCCCCTTTCAATGGTTTCTTTGATCTATTACATGAATTTCGTTCgtcattttttcatttctttcgtAAATTGTACTCCTTTTTAAGTAACTCTGCTTCACCCTGCCAGAGTTTATCCAGGGCCGGAGCATTATACACTGTAATACCACAGAGCTAACAACTAGCAGCTGCTTCAATATTcagctttttttctgttcggtATGTTGCAGCGGTAGGGTTAATGAGCAGCGTTGAAACGAAATCGCTTTTAGGGTAATTAAACAGATGTTTCAAAAATAGCGAGAAATAGAGAACaaaaaattcacaaaactTGAATAATTTTCCTATGAGTTTAATGTCCAACATTTATCGCTGCAACGTGCTTTCGGTTCTTCACAAAGTCTAGCTAACGTACGAAACCTCTATTGCAAGCATAACCGAACGCACGTGTCCTGATGATGCGAAGTAGCCGTCACACAAAGCACCTATCGCATCCGTGTATCAAGATACTACCAGCGTAAGGAACTTAATGGACGAATCCTTGTCCTTACTGCTGCTCTGCCGGATGCTATGCCTTGGAATGACAATAGTAACATTTTGCTAAGTCTATTTTCTCCATATTGATATGttctaatgctgctgctgctgctgctgctgctgctgatgatactgttgctactgctatcGGTGGAATTATGGGCTGCAGTTGAAGTACAGAGTTgaccacaaaaccaaaacaaactcaaAACGCACAAAAATAGCAAAGCACCCTTTTTAATCACTCCCTTCAAACATGGTATATCAGTTCAAAACGCCAAAACCAAACGTACAACGATGATTGTCGCGAGGAGTAATATATCATTCTGTGCTCCCGTGGTTTACTGATCGCCTATACtgtctctccccctctctttcaACGAGGCCGAAGGACAGAGGTGATGCGTAGTGACTGGTTAACATAAAAGTAACACGCATCAAGTGCCTGGTGTAGCTGgaacaaacataaatatgcGGAAGGGGTTTAGAGTGCATCTTCCTAGTATTGTTAAAAACGGCGCAAAACGGCCATCACTGCACACTAGTGCTGCCTGCCGGGCATGCGAGGAATGCTCAAATACTATTGGACGTATCGCTGATAAATTGCGCATTGTTTctgtgtatgtagttgtgtgttggtgtttcgtTTATCTTGAACGAAGCGGCTTGATCGATCTTAAATGCTAGTTTTCTCTGTATCATCAAAAATTACCTAGCTAATGGAACTGAACTACTTAAAATGTCCGGCACTATATGATCTGCCTGTTGCTTGCTGTTTGCTCGATTCAAATGCtccgatttttagtgaaagcTTTTTTTCGTCCTGCTGCTTTTGCGCTTCTATGCTAATGCGGGCACACACAGGCGAAACCCCTGATCCCATGATACCCGTCATGGTATCGTAAACATGGAGCATTCACTTTTGCGAAGCTAGATGGCAagcgataaatcaaaatatttaaaaattacCAGATTCACTAAGAAAACCTTATCCTCTAGCTGCACGACCAACCCCCTTATGATTGCGATTGGGTCGCATCGGAAGCATTAAGCGGGTCACGTGGTAAAGCCCTAAGTACAACCGAGGGATAGGCCGGCTGTACCACTTCATGGCCTTCTATCTAGTCCATTAGGACACCCAAGGATTGGCCCGCATTAATAGGGAATAATGGATTTATGCCCTGCGAACACAGGAATTCTCATATACGACCACGCTTTGAATGCTTTGAAGCGAGGTGGTTCCTATTTTACTAGCCTTCAACATTATTAGATTGGTTGGTAATACTTTTGAAATTCTACTCCCTTTTTTTAAGCCCAGGTTAGCGCCGATCAGGGAGAATATACAGGGGACCGATTGAATGCATCTTTAGGGTTTGACCAAAAGTTTAAAACGTTTACTCCTATAGCAAGAGACACTGCAACTGAGTGACACTGGAACTTCTTATAATAATTGAACCATGGTTTCCTTCTAGTTGCTtttggaggaggaagaggattttTGTGTGGCCTGTGTAGtcatatacatacacacccacacacacgcaatcatccacacaaacacactttgGATCTTTGTTTTTAAGTATTTggcgttttggttttttcatttattcttctcctttttatatttccccaaaaactttTCTCTTTACATGGACAAGAGGCTTCACGTTTTCTATCATCTTCGGTTCGTGTTGATTTGGGTAATGGCTATTACTTTGCAGAACGTAGCGGTGTCGTTCAGTCAAGATCCAAGAGTCGGACTTCCTTCGTTTGTCCCCTTGACACACAGCAGCAATCTTCTCTTTGTCTGTCTTCGGTCTTACTAGCAAATGGCACAAGTTAGTGAGTTGAGTGAATTACTCCTTTTGCAGCACATACTTATTGCATACAATCTCTAAAACAAGTTAGTAGCTATGCAAACGCGGCGATTGAAGATAGAATATAGTAAGGTTCAGCCATTTGTCACCGTGTGGTCCCTCCTGTGCAGCTGCTTACGGATACTTTCTCTGGTATGTGAGAATGTTTATGTGTCTTTTGGTTTCCGCCTAAAACCAAAACCAGTTAACCAATTGTAAGCCGCGTGCACTTTATAGTTTAATAGCAACAAATGATCTGTCTTTTGCGTGTAAAAGCAGGTAATGAGTGACACCATTAGGTTATGACTCCTTTAGGTGCTTTAAATACTGGTGCTTTCAATACTTATCGTCAGTAACAAAGTTTGGTGGAGGATTAAATGTACTTTTGGAGAGGCCGTCATACCGATGAAAGTTGACTCGCGTAAGGCAGAGCTTCCTAAGCTAGGCGCTAGATTGGCAAAACAGGTGGGTCCGGCAGATGAGCTATTGACCGGTTCGTTGTTAGTGACGTTGGTGTAAGGCTTGGAATACTCTGCAACTCGATGGCAACTAATCACTGATGTTGTAGTGTGTGCTGTTCTGCAAAGGAAACGCCAAGTTGCAATACTGCAACGCTGTAAATACTGTTCCTATCTGACAGGGAAACGACGTCCGCCTTTTGCCAACGTGGCAGGGCCAACTCCATTCCCACTCTATCTTGTGCGGAAGCTAGCTAATCGTTCTTTCACCGAAATGCTTCAGCATATATTCCAAGtatcgctgctgctctccaTTGCCAATAATAAACTACGACAAGCGGCACGCTACATCGACCGGCTGATCGGTATCGTGATGATGAGGCTGATCATACTTTCGTTGACACCATTTCGTTCGGATGGCTGATAGTAGTATCCGCCGCTAGGACCACCCTCTTCCGAATTCTGGCTGATCCAGCTCACCGATCgctcaccgccaccagcattCCGCTGGCCTTCCGAGTCGGGGGTGCGTCCTGTGAGAATGAATCAAAAGATGGCAGCAAACTTGCGAGCAAGGAACTCCTTCAGTGGCTGGTAGTACTGATACCGGAGGCAGATCATTTCCGGCCAGTTACGCAGCGCCGAAAATAGTTCCGAGTCCGTTTCGAGGATGTAGATCGCGGACACGATTagcacgacgacaacaaatAGGAACGAGGGTACGAACGCATGAATGAGGGAGAACTTTTTCACATTCTTCGCACTGTTGCTggcgttctgctgctggatgatgctACTAGCTGTcgcatgttgttgctgctgctggtgctgttgttgttgatggtgctgttggtgatggtggtggttggtgacaCTGTGTAATGCCAATGCCGGTATGTTGTCCGTCGTGTACGCttgtcgatggtgatgatggagctggtggtggtgatggtgaccgcCGCCGGATGCATGCTGTTGACCGATCGCCGCGTTCATACTGTTCACTCCAGTGCCGGCAAAGCCCGACTCGGACGACGAGTGGTCGAACGAGTCGCGGAAGTAGTAATCGGACAAGTGATCGTTGCTTTCACCGTTCGTCTTGCGGGCTTCCTCCGAAACCGTCTCGAGCGTGGGTAGTGGATTGTCGGTACAGTACACGGACGACGCCATATGATCACCGCAGCCACCGAGCGGCTCCGACATGGTCGATCGTGGAAGGCTACTATAACCTGCGGAGagacgatcggatcggttcgcGAAGAAGGGATTGATGGAAATGCAAAACGTAAGCCAACACCGGCAACATGTCAGACAACAATCCAAATACAATTACAAACGTttacacgcacatacacgcacacacacgcatatacaAATGCATGCACATACAGATACGCACAGACATACAGAAGCACATGATGAGGATAGGAGAAGAGATTAGTGAAAAAGGTGAAAgggcgccaccaccgacttACGGGACTTACGAATTTCCGCCAGGTCACCCTGTGGGCTCGACGGTGTCGCCGGGACGCTCTGGGCTTTCCTCTTGCTTGGGCTAGTgttgttgagtttttgttggcGCAACGCTTGCAGCGCTTCGGACATCAGCTCTCGCTCGGTGCGACCGGAATACCGGAACTTGGTGCCCCAGGAGAAGAATCCCCCGCCCGATACAACCGAAGCGTGTTGGCTAGTTGGAAGACTGCGGCGAAAGTGTAGTGTACAGAGCCTGTGAGCTCCAGTCCCCTAGGGCATAGTGATGGTAGGGATACTTACGTAAAGAACAGCATCTGCTCGATGGAACATCGCCAGACGTATCGACAGGCCGCTCCCGATGGACACTTGAATCCAACGGTGTGCTTTTTCTGAAATATTAATAAGAACCGAGAGGGTGACAAGCTGGAATGAGGCTGCTGCTTTATAGTTGCACTATCCCTTGGACGTACCACTTCTCGGCGATCGTCGGAGTACGCCAGATGaatgataaacattttgcccTCGAAGTTGATCTTGTGTACCTCCGGCCATCGAAAGTGCTGAGTCCGGCGCCCGGCCGCAAATGTACTGATGCCGGAAAAGTTAATACCCAGATACAGCTGCGTTCCACGGTGGTCCTTGACCGGATGTGGATCGATGCCATACGTTTCCAGGCTGCGTGCTATGCCCACGAACTCGTCGTAGACTGCGACCGGCTCCTGACCCGGTTCGCGCTTTTGGTGCAGCTCCATCGCCTTCTTCTCCAGCGGTTCCGATTGCCGGAGGGCGATTTTTAGCGACGACACGTAGTCACCGGTGTGTGATTCCGCATCGTAATCGCCCAGTTCGTCTAGCAGAGGAAGAGCGGATCATTAGCTGTAGTAGTGTGTCATTCATGGGTGATCCGCCAAGTAATCGTCCGTAACACGCCGGCGACCGAGTGTGCGATAGCAGTTGGGCGCTGTATAAATACCGGCTGCTGACTGAGGATCAAGTTTTCATCTGGACAAATTCCAGCAGATGGGTAATGATGACGCGTCTTAAAGGGCCGACGATACTTTTGCTGATATCACTCTGCTTACTGCTAGCGATTGTGAGGTGCGGGATCGTAAGAAATTTCAAGGTGGATCGTTTCAACAACTGCCAACCAGCTGAGTTATACGATGCTGCCGCTCTGCCAAACTGTCACATATCTAGTGAGCTTAGCACGAACTATATCAACTGTACGGTTAGAGTGAAGAAGGAGATCAAGGGACCGCTAAAGGTGAGTGGCGTGTATCGCAGATATAGACTCTTAACCAATGcagattatttttttatagtaTCAAGCTAAGGTGTATCGCTGCGAGATGGATCTGTCGAAGTGCGAGTACTTCAACGCACTAGACGTGCCGGACTTGTGCCAGCGCTTTGATGACGCAGAGTTCAGTGAACGCTTCCTGAACAATATATCGCAGCCCTTCGCTTGTCCTGTGCAACCGGGGGAGTATCAGTTCGTCAACAACCGTTGGGATATGACGGCCGTTGTGGTTTTACCGGGGAGCTCGTATCGCTGGAAGATCGAGACGACAATCATTCAGATCGTAACCGAGCGCGTTGTCTTCTGTACCGAGTTCATGGCACGAATTGTGGTCTTACGCAAAAAGGGTAATAGACTTACCACCACGAATCGACGAACCTTGCTCACATAAAGACACAAGTGTAGCAATATTTTAAAGccataaaagcaaaataaataaattgaaaaggaTTTGGTTGATTTCCATGAACCTCCCTTAACTGTTTGGTTAGCTGTCATTAGCCCCAATGGCCCTTTAGAGCTTTATGAACTGACCCTATCTAGCATAACGGAAggatatttgttttcattcgtgGATGTGCTTGATATTGGTACATTTTCAACATTCTATTATgatatttgtttttacatATTTGCACTTACAAAAGCCAAAACTTTAACTTCTCTTGATGGCAATCCATAGACTGATACAAGCTCCATTCCAAAAGACAATAGCAATTCATTATAGCTGACCAAGCGAACCATTTTAAGCGATATCCGGATTACGTTGTTTATCGCTTATCTACGGTTCGGCTATTTTATGCTTCGATGCTTCCAAACACTTTGAAAGTATTCGCAAGCGATGAACAGTATACCGATTAAAATTGTTGCATTTCATTAGTTTGTGATTCGGGGATAATCATTCAAGTGATCTAAATCGGCGAACCATATAATTACCTCCATTCGGTGTGGATAGTATAAAGCTTCTAAACAAACGGAGCAGCTCATCATACACATAGTGACAGTTGTCTTCGCATTGTAGGTCTAGCTGATCATCTGTGGTGCCTTCCAATGGCGCGATTTTTGCTATTCGGATGGATGTTAACAACCAGCATGGCACTGCTGGGCGTGTTTCAACCAATTACTGCCAAGGTGCTAATTTCTGCTAGGAGCACAAACGCAACCTCCTGGCTAGTGCTGCATGGCTCGGTCAATTGTATTTCTACTCCTAGCTTGACATTTCGGTACTCTTTGCCCTCTTCTCGGATAGTTCTACAACGTCACGACGTACGATAACTGCAAGCACATGGCGAACTCGGCGGCCCGGTTGAGTGATGTGCGGGTTTTCGGGAAGGCGGGAGCGATCGAGCTGAGCGCTACGTTGGATGTGGAGCGCGAGATAGAGCCACCGGTGCACATGCAGATGTCGGTGCGCCGCTGCAACCTTCAGGGGCACGAGGGTTGTGAAACGTACGAGCACGTCTCGATG
The sequence above is a segment of the Anopheles darlingi chromosome 2, idAnoDarlMG_H_01, whole genome shotgun sequence genome. Coding sequences within it:
- the LOC125959127 gene encoding FERM domain-containing protein 5 isoform X2; this translates as MFKSRSEGNVVYKCTVRLLEDLDVLECEFQPHHKGGFLLDYVCEQLEITEKDYFGLRFVDSAKQRHWLDLAKTIIKQVKDVDPLVLSFRVKFYPADPLRLTNNGKLMMYQQLKRDLRHGRLYCSAGEAAALGALIVQDELGDYDAESHTGDYVSSLKIALRQSEPLEKKAMELHQKREPGQEPVAVYDEFVGIARSLETYGIDPHPVKDHRGTQLYLGINFSGISTFAAGRRTQHFRWPEVHKINFEGKMFIIHLAYSDDRREVKKHTVGFKCPSGAACRYVWRCSIEQMLFFTLPTSQHASVVSGGGFFSWGTKFRYSGRTERELMSEALQALRQQKLNNTSPSKRKAQSVPATPSSPQGDLAEIRYSSLPRSTMSEPLGGCGDHMASSVYCTDNPLPTLETVSEEARKTNGESNDHLSDYYFRDSFDHSSSESGFAGTGVNSMNAAIGQQHASGGGHHHHHQLHHHHRQAYTTDNIPALALHSVTNHHHHQQHHQQQQHQQQQQHATASSIIQQQNASNSAKNVKKFSLIHAFVPSFLFVVVVLIVSAIYILETDSELFSALRNWPEMICLRYQYYQPLKEFLARKFAAIF
- the LOC125959127 gene encoding FERM domain-containing protein 5 isoform X1, with amino-acid sequence MFKSRSEGNVVYKCTVRLLEDLDVLECEFQPHHKGGFLLDYVCEQLEITEKDYFGLRFVDSAKQRHWLDLAKTIIKQVKDVDPLVLSFRVKFYPADPLRLTNNGKLMMYQQLKRDLRHGRLYCSAGEAAALGALIVQDELGDYDAESHTGDYVSSLKIALRQSEPLEKKAMELHQKREPGQEPVAVYDEFVGIARSLETYGIDPHPVKDHRGTQLYLGINFSGISTFAAGRRTQHFRWPEVHKINFEGKMFIIHLAYSDDRREVKKHTVGFKCPSGAACRYVWRCSIEQMLFFTLPTSQHASVVSGGGFFSWGTKFRYSGRTERELMSEALQALRQQKLNNTSPSKRKAQSVPATPSSPQGDLAEIRKSRYSSLPRSTMSEPLGGCGDHMASSVYCTDNPLPTLETVSEEARKTNGESNDHLSDYYFRDSFDHSSSESGFAGTGVNSMNAAIGQQHASGGGHHHHHQLHHHHRQAYTTDNIPALALHSVTNHHHHQQHHQQQQHQQQQQHATASSIIQQQNASNSAKNVKKFSLIHAFVPSFLFVVVVLIVSAIYILETDSELFSALRNWPEMICLRYQYYQPLKEFLARKFAAIF